TCGACAGGAGGTCAACGCTTGAATGCATCTGATTTGAGTGGTACGTCCTGGACCGCCGGAGTGCGGTTCTAACCATCCAACTCTGTTGCTCCGGCTTGATCTGAGCTGGAGACATGGGGAGAGAGCGGGCCGGAATCTTCCGACCCGCTCTCGCTTATCCCACGCCCGGTGGCCCAGGGACTCTGCCTCGCTCACATCGCCGGAGAGGCAGAGCCCGCACTTCCAGGCTGGCGGTCCCGAACGCTCAGCGCAGGGGCTGGATTTGCAGCAGCGGGATGTCGACCCCGGGGGGCCGCGTGAGGCAGAACAGGACCGCCTCGGCCACGTCCCGCGGTTCGAGCATCTCCAGCCGCTTCTTCCTCTGCTGCTTTTCCTCGACTGGAACGTCGATCATGGGCGTATCCACGAAGCCCGGCTCGATCAGGCTCACCCGGATGCCCTCCGCACGGACCGTCCTCCCCAGCGCCATCGAAAAGCCCCGCACCGCTGACTTCGCCGCCACGTAAGTGGCATACGGCCCATCACGCACCTCGGCGGCCAGGGATCCGACGTTCACGATATGCCCGCCATGCTCGCGCATCCGGCGGGCCGCGAGGTGCGCACAGGTCACGTACCCGCCCGCGTTCACCTGCATCAGGTGCTCGGCCCCCCGGGCGTCCTCGTCCCAGAAGGGCGTGCCGCGCACGGAAGCGTTGTTCACGAGCACGTCCAGACCGCCCCAGCGGTCGATCTCCTGGAACAGCCGGTGGAGGTCATCCAGCCGGACCGTATCGATGGGGAGGCCCTGCACCTCGCCCCCGGCGGCGCGCAGGTTGTGGAGTGCAGCTTCCAGGGTGCTTGGCCTGCGGCCGACGACGAACACGCGGGCGTGCTGCCGAACGAGCAGGTGGGCGACGGCGAGACCGATGCCGGTCGTGCCGCCCGTGATGAGGACGCGCCGACCCGCCAGGGGTGGGCTGGGGGCGTGGGGGATCTGGTCGGGCATGAGTTCTCCTGAATTGCGGTTCGGGTGAGAGGGCCTCACTCCTGGCATACGGGGCGTCTGCGGACCCTGGAGGGCGGGGCGCGGCCACCGGCCCCAACCCCTCGCCCGGGAGAGCGCCCGTCGGGGCCCAGGGCAGGCGGCCCGGCAGCCGCCGCACCTTTAGCCTGTCTCCTGCTGGCGGCTCATCCCCTCCGTCTCAGCGGGAGGTTTTCGCTGTCTCCCCGGCCACTGAAAAGGGGCGTCGTCTCCCCAGAAGCCAGACGCCCGCCCCCAGCGCAGCGAGTTCGGCGGCTCCCCGCAGGGAGGGGCGGGGCAGCCACCTCAGGGCGCTGACGGCCAGTCGGGGCGGCGTGTCCCGCTGGGGAGACGATGCTGCGTGCGCCGTCTCCACGGGGAGAGGGCCGACCCCCGCGAACAGGTCCCGCATCGCCCGGGCGAACGGGGCGAGGTCCTGCGGGCCCCGGCTGGAGACCCAGTTGCCGTCGCGCACGACCTCCTGGTCCAGCCACGTTGCCCCGGCGTGAACGAGATCGTCGCGG
This sequence is a window from Deinococcus apachensis DSM 19763. Protein-coding genes within it:
- a CDS encoding SDR family oxidoreductase; its protein translation is MPDQIPHAPSPPLAGRRVLITGGTTGIGLAVAHLLVRQHARVFVVGRRPSTLEAALHNLRAAGGEVQGLPIDTVRLDDLHRLFQEIDRWGGLDVLVNNASVRGTPFWDEDARGAEHLMQVNAGGYVTCAHLAARRMREHGGHIVNVGSLAAEVRDGPYATYVAAKSAVRGFSMALGRTVRAEGIRVSLIEPGFVDTPMIDVPVEEKQQRKKRLEMLEPRDVAEAVLFCLTRPPGVDIPLLQIQPLR